Proteins from one Arthrobacter sp. DNA4 genomic window:
- a CDS encoding DUF4129 domain-containing protein codes for MAAEPPVLPGADEARRWAAEELAKREYRDAAPSWLDTLWRNFLNWLQSLDGSPGDAAPVPSPVIALVIAVIIAAAILLARPRLNARGRKASDVFERETALTAGDYRNRAEAAAAAAQWGDAVVDRFRAVVRSAENRTILDPQPGRTADEAAQALSVPFAGESRRLARAAATFDGIRYGNRAAGSGDYQEMVALDVALDATKPAAAGSTVTQL; via the coding sequence ATGGCCGCTGAGCCGCCGGTGCTGCCCGGAGCCGATGAGGCCCGGCGATGGGCGGCAGAAGAGTTGGCCAAACGTGAATACCGGGACGCCGCCCCCTCCTGGCTGGACACACTGTGGCGGAACTTCCTCAACTGGCTGCAGTCCCTTGACGGCTCGCCCGGGGATGCCGCACCGGTGCCCAGCCCCGTCATCGCCCTCGTCATTGCCGTCATCATCGCCGCCGCCATCCTCCTTGCCCGCCCCCGGCTGAACGCGCGGGGACGAAAGGCCAGCGACGTGTTCGAAAGGGAAACCGCACTGACCGCCGGGGACTACCGGAACCGCGCGGAAGCCGCAGCCGCGGCCGCACAATGGGGCGACGCCGTCGTCGACCGTTTCCGTGCGGTGGTCCGCAGCGCCGAAAACCGGACCATCCTTGATCCGCAGCCAGGCAGGACGGCAGACGAAGCCGCGCAGGCGCTGTCCGTGCCGTTCGCCGGTGAATCCCGGCGCCTGGCCCGGGCAGCGGCCACATTTGACGGCATCCGCTACGGAAACAGGGCAGCGGGCAGTGGCGATTACCAGGAAATGGTGGCACTGGACGTGGCATTGGACGCCACGAAACCTGCCGCCGCCGGCAGCACGGTGACACAGTTATGA
- the mtrA gene encoding MtrAB system response regulator MtrA produces the protein MKARILVVDDDEALAEMIGIVLRNDGFEPVFCADGAQALDVFRSSRPDLVLLDLMLPGMDGIEVCRQIRAESDVPIVMLTAKSDTSDVVRGLESGADDYVPKPFKPAELVARVRARLRPGDQKAPETLKIADITIDVAGHTVSRGSERISLTPLEFDLLVALARKPWQVFTRELLLEQVWGYRHAADTRLVNVHVQRLRSKIEQDPEAPEVVLTVRGVGYKAGV, from the coding sequence ATGAAGGCACGCATTCTGGTGGTAGATGATGATGAAGCGCTGGCCGAGATGATTGGAATTGTCCTCCGTAATGACGGCTTCGAGCCGGTCTTTTGCGCCGACGGCGCCCAGGCCCTCGACGTTTTCCGGTCGTCGCGGCCGGACCTGGTCCTGCTCGACCTCATGCTTCCCGGTATGGATGGCATCGAGGTCTGCCGCCAGATCCGCGCTGAGTCGGATGTGCCCATCGTCATGCTGACCGCCAAGTCAGATACCTCAGACGTCGTCCGCGGACTGGAATCCGGCGCTGACGACTACGTGCCCAAACCGTTCAAACCCGCCGAACTGGTGGCACGCGTGCGCGCCCGCCTTCGCCCCGGCGACCAGAAGGCCCCCGAGACGCTTAAAATCGCGGACATCACCATTGACGTCGCCGGGCACACCGTCAGCAGGGGCAGCGAGCGGATCTCCCTGACGCCGCTGGAATTCGATCTGCTGGTGGCATTGGCCCGCAAGCCCTGGCAGGTCTTCACCCGCGAACTGCTGCTGGAGCAGGTCTGGGGCTACCGCCACGCCGCTGATACCCGCCTGGTCAACGTCCATGTCCAGCGCCTGCGGTCCAAGATCGAGCAGGACCCGGAAGCTCCGGAAGTTGTATTGACGGTGCGTGGTGTCGGCTACAAAGCAGGGGTCTGA
- a CDS encoding LpqB family beta-propeller domain-containing protein, with the protein MRASMRHARYPAALLVLLIVLLSGCARIPTSGPVGKSSESSAGNVNAPVFLPAAPQPGASPETIIDYFYRAGSGYEDDYAVARQYLTQASAVSWKPDKRALVYREARVVPTETENVFNYELDVSYTVDGDGIATQSPPGTVERIPVTVTQVDGEWRISAIPDGTAIAEETFKVIYGAYPIYFYDPTFTYAIPDVRWFLKNKTVKAMTSALLAGPAPYLRGAVASAFPSGIKLARESVPVVSGAAQVDLTAKELTETSAEDRLRMQMQLTLTFRSQPDVVNVELRANQDLVRVEDNGSVLPPVLDKTVPSRQIAISGNELVRYENNRVSPLPDMQPVSALNPRYPAESPVSQTAAFLNDGRTTLYSISPGQPARALTTRSTLSRPSFSVNDWVWTAGPGATGATEVVAFHPTGVAEGAPVPSVTLAPSWLAGRTVKELRISRDGVRALVISEQNGKSKVQVAGVIRAGDGTPRELTAPITLVSAGDPDQGVWVNGTTVAVMKEAAGANVTPELLSLTSGQPQQLAPWPGLVAISAGNGADDIYVQSGEGIFQRLGNGWSPQIKGPIDPAFPG; encoded by the coding sequence ATGAGGGCCTCGATGCGCCATGCCAGGTACCCCGCGGCACTGCTCGTGCTGCTCATCGTCCTCCTGTCGGGCTGCGCGCGGATCCCCACCTCCGGCCCGGTGGGGAAAAGCAGCGAAAGCAGCGCCGGCAACGTCAACGCGCCCGTCTTCCTTCCCGCAGCACCCCAGCCCGGTGCGTCCCCGGAAACAATCATCGACTACTTCTACCGGGCCGGCAGCGGCTACGAGGACGACTACGCCGTGGCCCGGCAGTACCTGACGCAGGCGTCGGCGGTGTCCTGGAAGCCGGACAAACGAGCCTTGGTCTACCGGGAGGCACGCGTCGTCCCCACAGAAACAGAAAACGTCTTCAACTACGAGCTGGATGTCTCCTACACCGTGGACGGCGACGGCATCGCCACCCAGTCGCCGCCGGGAACAGTGGAACGCATTCCGGTGACGGTGACCCAGGTGGACGGCGAGTGGCGGATCTCCGCGATTCCGGACGGGACGGCCATTGCCGAGGAAACGTTCAAAGTGATCTACGGCGCCTACCCCATCTACTTCTACGACCCCACGTTCACCTACGCCATCCCGGATGTCCGCTGGTTCCTGAAGAACAAGACGGTCAAAGCCATGACCAGCGCGCTGCTGGCCGGGCCCGCCCCATACCTCCGCGGCGCCGTCGCCAGCGCGTTCCCATCGGGAATCAAGCTGGCACGTGAGTCTGTCCCGGTGGTCTCCGGGGCCGCGCAGGTGGATCTGACGGCAAAGGAGCTGACGGAAACCTCGGCGGAGGACCGGTTGCGCATGCAGATGCAGCTGACCCTGACGTTCCGCAGCCAGCCCGACGTTGTCAACGTTGAGCTGCGTGCCAACCAGGACCTGGTCCGGGTGGAGGACAACGGGTCCGTCCTTCCTCCGGTGCTGGATAAAACCGTTCCTTCCCGCCAGATCGCCATCAGTGGCAATGAGTTGGTGCGCTACGAAAACAACCGCGTTTCGCCACTGCCCGACATGCAGCCGGTCTCCGCGCTAAACCCGCGCTACCCTGCGGAATCCCCGGTGTCGCAGACCGCCGCCTTCCTCAACGACGGCCGCACCACGCTTTACAGCATCAGCCCGGGGCAACCTGCCCGTGCCCTGACCACCCGGAGCACCCTCAGCCGGCCGTCCTTCAGTGTTAACGACTGGGTGTGGACGGCCGGACCCGGTGCTACCGGTGCCACCGAAGTCGTGGCGTTCCATCCCACCGGAGTGGCGGAGGGGGCACCTGTCCCGTCCGTGACGCTGGCGCCATCGTGGCTTGCCGGCCGGACGGTGAAGGAGCTCCGGATCTCACGCGACGGCGTGCGCGCCCTGGTCATTTCAGAGCAGAACGGGAAGTCCAAGGTGCAGGTGGCCGGGGTGATCCGCGCCGGCGACGGCACGCCGCGCGAACTGACCGCGCCCATCACTTTGGTCAGCGCCGGCGATCCCGACCAAGGTGTTTGGGTGAACGGAACCACCGTTGCCGTTATGAAGGAGGCAGCCGGTGCGAACGTCACGCCGGAGCTGCTGTCCCTCACCTCCGGACAGCCGCAGCAGCTGGCTCCCTGGCCCGGACTGGTTGCCATCAGTGCCGGAAATGGTGCAGACGACATCTACGTCCAGTCCGGAGAGGGTATCTTCCAGCGCCTCGGCAATGGCTGGTCGCCGCAGATCAAGGGTCCCATCGACCCCGCGTTTCCCGGCTGA
- the mtrB gene encoding MtrAB system histidine kinase MtrB has translation MVSATKQGSDPAAQGGEPDQRTTPHAADEGLSRGAGPDSPSRGGDEANVPGPGNSVTPGLRHVAFRALIWQRRAVIVALRVARLVRTGVRRFLPGLRYLGRALQQRWRRSLQFRTVLTTLMLAVTSFAVVGAYLSNQIANNLFQERLTQAESETRYNVKQVQETFDGAQVTDQSSVITLVSDTLSAVEGRGSVIQRRYVFEAVPNQTKPRNRWVESRASDQLTVSVIPPDLRKAVQESGKDQYWASTVIPVGTEDRPGIAVGNKVTFNGTVYELYLIYDLNTAQQTLNEIQSVLWAGGAVLVLLIGAVAWYVTRNVVSPVSHAAMVSEKLADGQLQERMVVKGEDEVARLGASFNHMAASLQEQITQLATLSQMQQRFVSDVSHELRTPLTTVRMAAEVLYDARDDFDPINKRSAELLYNQVERFQSLLSDLLEISRFDAGVAVLDAEPEDLLQVIAHVIEGAAPVAAEYGSEILYTAPEETVIVEMDARRIDRILRNLILNAVEHGEGKPVTVTVAINETAVGVSVRDHGIGMDPSQAARVFDRFWRADPARARTTGGSGLGLSIAMEDTKLHHGWLQAWGRKGDGANFRLTLPLRQDGAITESPVQLEPRDATIPGAPGSIPAEQDYKNMLLLQTGAAGPAPVRPPEETP, from the coding sequence GTGGTGTCGGCTACAAAGCAGGGGTCTGACCCCGCTGCGCAGGGCGGGGAACCGGACCAGCGCACAACGCCGCACGCCGCTGATGAAGGTTTGAGCCGCGGCGCCGGGCCGGACAGCCCATCCCGGGGCGGCGACGAGGCCAACGTGCCCGGACCCGGAAATTCCGTGACTCCCGGTCTTCGGCATGTTGCCTTCCGCGCACTGATCTGGCAGCGTCGAGCCGTGATCGTGGCGCTGCGCGTGGCACGGCTGGTGCGGACCGGAGTCCGCCGCTTCCTCCCGGGGCTGAGGTACCTTGGCCGGGCGCTGCAGCAGCGCTGGCGCCGGTCCCTGCAGTTCCGAACCGTTCTTACCACCCTGATGCTGGCCGTGACGTCGTTCGCTGTCGTGGGTGCCTACCTGTCCAACCAGATCGCCAACAACCTGTTCCAGGAGCGGCTGACGCAGGCCGAATCCGAGACACGCTACAACGTAAAGCAGGTTCAGGAGACGTTCGACGGCGCCCAGGTCACCGACCAGTCGAGCGTCATCACCCTGGTCTCGGACACGCTCAGCGCCGTGGAAGGGCGCGGTTCGGTCATCCAAAGGCGCTACGTCTTCGAGGCGGTGCCCAACCAGACCAAACCCCGCAACCGCTGGGTTGAATCCCGCGCGTCGGACCAGTTGACGGTCAGCGTCATCCCCCCTGACCTGCGCAAAGCAGTCCAGGAATCCGGGAAGGACCAGTACTGGGCATCCACCGTCATTCCCGTTGGGACCGAGGACCGGCCGGGAATCGCCGTGGGCAACAAGGTGACCTTCAACGGCACTGTCTACGAGCTGTACCTGATCTACGACCTCAACACCGCGCAGCAAACTCTGAATGAGATCCAAAGCGTCCTCTGGGCCGGCGGTGCGGTACTGGTCCTGCTGATCGGCGCCGTCGCCTGGTATGTCACGCGCAACGTGGTCAGCCCGGTGAGTCACGCCGCCATGGTTTCCGAGAAGCTCGCAGACGGCCAGCTGCAGGAGCGCATGGTGGTCAAAGGCGAGGACGAGGTGGCCCGCCTTGGTGCCTCCTTCAACCACATGGCAGCCAGCCTGCAGGAGCAGATCACCCAGCTGGCCACGTTGTCGCAGATGCAGCAGCGCTTTGTGTCCGACGTTTCGCACGAGCTCCGGACACCGCTGACCACCGTCCGGATGGCCGCGGAGGTTCTGTACGACGCCCGGGACGACTTTGACCCCATCAACAAACGGTCCGCCGAGCTGCTGTACAACCAGGTGGAGCGCTTCCAGTCCTTGCTCTCCGACCTGCTGGAAATCAGCCGCTTCGATGCAGGCGTGGCGGTCCTGGATGCTGAACCTGAGGACCTTCTCCAGGTCATCGCCCACGTCATTGAGGGCGCGGCGCCGGTCGCAGCCGAGTATGGCTCGGAAATCCTCTACACAGCCCCGGAAGAGACCGTGATCGTGGAAATGGATGCCCGGCGGATCGACAGGATCCTGCGGAACCTGATCCTGAACGCCGTGGAGCACGGTGAGGGCAAGCCGGTGACTGTCACGGTCGCGATAAATGAGACGGCGGTGGGCGTTTCCGTCCGGGACCACGGGATCGGAATGGACCCATCGCAGGCGGCCAGGGTCTTCGACAGGTTCTGGCGTGCCGATCCCGCCCGCGCCCGCACGACAGGAGGCAGCGGCCTGGGACTGTCCATCGCCATGGAGGACACCAAACTGCACCATGGCTGGCTCCAGGCATGGGGCAGGAAAGGCGATGGCGCCAACTTCCGGCTGACCCTTCCGTTGCGCCAGGACGGCGCAATCACCGAGTCACCAGTTCAACTGGAACCCAGGGACGCCACCATACCCGGAGCGCCGGGAAGCATCCCCGCGGAACAGGACTACAAAAACATGCTGCTGCTCCAGACTGGTGCGGCCGGTCCCGCCCCAGTGCGGCCCCCCGAGGAGACACCATGA